A window from Musa acuminata AAA Group cultivar baxijiao chromosome BXJ3-10, Cavendish_Baxijiao_AAA, whole genome shotgun sequence encodes these proteins:
- the LOC104000796 gene encoding LOB domain-containing protein 12-like, which yields MGSHSPCASCKLLRRRCTPDCVFAPFFPSDEPHKFAMVHRVFGASNVSKMLQELPLHQRADAVSSLVYEANARMRDPVYGCVGAISYLQHQVSQLQMQLALAQAEMLCIQIQQAQLMDADGMQYLMQSDLSAMAQLTNYPSSSSNVPHEPLKRENPWT from the exons ATGGGTAGCCACTCGCCTTGCGCTTCCTGCAAGCTTCTACGGAGGCGCTGCACGCCGGACTGCGTCTTCGCGCCCTTCTTCCCCTCCGATGAACCCCACAAGTTCGCAATGGTCCACAGGGTCTTTGGTGCAAGCAACGTTAGCAAAATGCTAcag GAGCTTCCTCTTCATCAAAGAGCGGATGCAGTGAGCAGCTTGGTCTACGAAGCAAACGCAAGGATGAGGGATCCAGTTTATGGTTGCGTCGGAGCCATCTCTTACCTCCAGCATCAAGTGTCTCAGCTCCAGATGCAGCTGGCCTTGGCTCAAGCTGAGATGCTTTGCATTCAGATCCAGCAGGCGCAGCTGATGGATGCTGATGGCATGCAGTATCTCATGCAGAGTGACCTCAGCGCCATGGCCCAGTTGACGAACTATCCATCCTCCTCAAGCAATGTACCCCATGAGCCTCTCAAGAGAGAGAATCCATGGACATAG